The DNA segment TTAATACACTGTCAGCGCTAGTGATATCTAATACATTTAAACCTTGAGCTGTAGTAACTTGTAAGCCAGGGATATTACGTGCTGATAATTCAACGTTCATATCTTCTGATTCAGTAACTACTAATACTTTTTCAGGTTGTTTTAAGTTTGTAAGAATGTTTTTGAACTCTTTTGTTTTTGGAGCTTCTAAACTTAAAGCATCAACGATTGTTAAGCTTTCGTTTTGTACTTTGTAAGATAATGCTGAGCGCAATGCTAAGCGACGCATTTTCTTAGGCATTTTGTATGCATAACTTCTTGGTGTTGGTCCGAATACGACACCACCACCACGCCATTGTGGAGCACGGATTGTACCTTGACGCGCACGTCCTGTACCTTTTTGTCTCCATGGTTTACGTCCACCACCACTTACTGCTGAACGATTTTTAACAGCATGTGTACCTTGGCGTAATGAAGCACGTTGTAATGTGATTGCTTCAAATAAAACATCTTTATTTGGTTCGATAGCAAATACTGCATCGTTTAATTCAACTGAACTTGATTTAGTTCCGTCCACTTTTAATACATCATAATTAGCCATTATGCATTTCCTCCTTTCGTTATATATTATTTAGTTCCTTTAATTGAAGATATAATTTCTACTAATCCTTTTTTAGGACCAGGTACATTACCTTTTACTAAAATAACGTTGTTGTCTGTGTCGATTTGAACTACTTCTAAGTTCTGAACTGTAACTGTGTTACCGCCCATACGACCAGGCATTTTTTGTCCTTTGAATACTTTAGACGCATCTGACGCCATACCTACTGAACCTGGTGATCTGTGGAAATGAGAACCGTGTCCCATTGGTCCGCGTGCTTGATTATGACGCTTGATAGCACCTTGGAAACCTTTACCTTTAGATACGCCAGTTACATCAATTACGTCGCCAGCTTCAAATGTATCAACTGAGACTTCTTGACCTACTTCGTATTCATCAACGTTAACGTTTCTGAATTCACGAATGAAGCGCTTAGGTGCTGTGCCTGCTTTCTTAGCATGACCTTCAGCTGGTTTGTTTGCATATTTATTAGATTTACTATCTTTTTTATATGCTTGTTTGTCTTCAAAACCTACTTGGATTGCATTATAACCATCAACCTCTTCAGTTTTCTTTTGTAATACTACGTTTTGACTTGCTTCTACTACTGTTACTGGAATTAAATCACCGTTTTCACCGAAAACTTGTGTCATTCCAATTTTTCTTCCTAAGATTCCTTTGGTCATCGAAAGTCCACCTCCTGTAATTTGTTATTATAATTTGATTTCGATGTCTACACCTGATGGTAAGTTTAAGCCCATAAGAGCATCAACAGTTTTTGGTGTAGGGTTTACAATGTCGATTAAACGTTTATGTGTACGTTGTTCGAATTGTTCACGTGAATCTTTGTACTTATGCACCGCACGGATGATTGTATAAACTGATTTTTCAGTTGGTAGCGGAATTGGTCCAGAAACATCTGCACCAGAACGTTTCGCTGTTTCAACGATTTTTTCAGCTGATTGATCAATCACTCTGTGATCATAAGCTTTTAATCTGATTCTGATTTTTTGTTTTGCCATAATTTTCCCTCCTTATTCGTCTACATTTAGTGATAGACTTCTCCACGAAAACTATCTCACACAGCGCCATGGCAAAGCGGCCGGGTGTGTCAGTAACCTTTCGCTTCATCGCATTTACTAAAGTCCAACATTTATATATAATACATGAAAAACTGTGCGTTATCAAGCTTTTCTCCAAATTTGTTCAAGCTTTTTTCTAACACATACCTTGTTATTCTACTTGAAATTACGATACACTTCAACCACTTTAAGGAATTTTTCTAGTATTTATGAAATAACTTTCCTAGTTTTTACCATTTATATGCTTTAAAATGAAAATAAGCAACAAAACAGGTGGTGATTTTATATGACGAGAGGCAGTCGTGCATTTCTTGTTATTATAAGTTTGATACTCATCATAAGTGAGTGTATATATGGCGTTCCGTTTTTAGGTGGAAGCTTTATCCTTAGTACAGGTTGGCAACCTCTATTAATCAACGCTTTCCTTTATTTAGTCATGGCCGTATATTTACTTATCGACCGACAAAATACAATTCGCCCTATGGTTATCATTCTTTTTATAGGTATTATCGGTTCATTTTTGGCTATCGTTCCATTTTTAGGAATGATCATTCATTGGGTTTTATTCTTTTTAATGTTATTTTTTATGCTTGTTTTACTTTCTGCGCCCCTATACGTTCCAAATAAGCATGCAAAAGTAATTTATACTGAACACAGAAGACGCAAATAACTAAGATAATTAAATCTATTTTGATGCTTTTCTTCCATTATATGTAACATTTAAATAAAAAGACACACGGTTCAAGTTAATATCACTTGAATCGTGTGTCT comes from the Staphylococcus hsinchuensis genome and includes:
- the rplD gene encoding 50S ribosomal protein L4, which codes for MANYDVLKVDGTKSSSVELNDAVFAIEPNKDVLFEAITLQRASLRQGTHAVKNRSAVSGGGRKPWRQKGTGRARQGTIRAPQWRGGGVVFGPTPRSYAYKMPKKMRRLALRSALSYKVQNESLTIVDALSLEAPKTKEFKNILTNLKQPEKVLVVTESEDMNVELSARNIPGLQVTTAQGLNVLDITSADSVLITESAAKKVEEVLG
- the rplC gene encoding 50S ribosomal protein L3; the encoded protein is MTKGILGRKIGMTQVFGENGDLIPVTVVEASQNVVLQKKTEEVDGYNAIQVGFEDKQAYKKDSKSNKYANKPAEGHAKKAGTAPKRFIREFRNVNVDEYEVGQEVSVDTFEAGDVIDVTGVSKGKGFQGAIKRHNQARGPMGHGSHFHRSPGSVGMASDASKVFKGQKMPGRMGGNTVTVQNLEVVQIDTDNNVILVKGNVPGPKKGLVEIISSIKGTK
- the rpsJ gene encoding 30S ribosomal protein S10, which codes for MAKQKIRIRLKAYDHRVIDQSAEKIVETAKRSGADVSGPIPLPTEKSVYTIIRAVHKYKDSREQFEQRTHKRLIDIVNPTPKTVDALMGLNLPSGVDIEIKL